From the genome of Tenrec ecaudatus isolate mTenEca1 chromosome 1, mTenEca1.hap1, whole genome shotgun sequence:
TGCATCTTATACTGTTCAGATCTGATAAGagtaagaatttttatttttttcaccgAGGTTCCCACAACTTTCAAGAATATTTGGCATAAAATATTTGgtcaaacacatttgtcaaatgaaCAATCAAAATCCTAAGGAATTTGTAGAAAAATATAAAGTTTTAGGGAAAAGATGACATTAGAAAAAAGGACAACTAGACAGTTTGAGCATAAAAGAGAATATTGAGCACATGAAATTCAAGAACACGAGATATACAGATAAGAATAGGGATTAATTAATTGATTGTTTTAAATAGAAATGACATTATATCCCTTAAACTGTTGTTAACAGCTTATGGCAGAATTTGCAATGCCCTTGTCTCTTTCCCAGTAGTTTCATCAGCTGCATGGAACCAGAAAACCACACTCATGTTTCAGAATTCATCCTTCTGGGACTTTCTGAAGAGGCAGAGCTGCAGCCCCTACTCTTTGCACTGTTCCTCTCCATGTACCTGGTCACCTTcactgggaacctgctcatcatcctggccatcaccacagactcccacctccacacacccatgtacttcttcctctccaacctctcctttgTTGATATCTGTTTCACCTCCACCACTGTCCCAAAGATGCTGATGAACATCCAGATGCAGACCAAAGTAATTACATATGAAGACTGCATCACCCAGATGTATTTTTTCATGCTTTTTGGGGGCTTAGACAACTTCCTATTGAcagtgatggcctatgaccggTTTATGGCCATCTGTCACCCACTGCACTATACGGTCATCATGAACCCAAGATTCTGTGGCCTCCTGCTTCTGGCCTCCTGGGTATTGTCATTTCTGCAGTCTCTGTTAAATGGTTTATTGGTTTTGCGACTGTCTTTTTGTACAGAATTGGAAATctcccattttttctgtgaatttAATCAGGTAATCCATC
Proteins encoded in this window:
- the LOC142449795 gene encoding olfactory receptor 7A17-like translates to MEPENHTHVSEFILLGLSEEAELQPLLFALFLSMYLVTFTGNLLIILAITTDSHLHTPMYFFLSNLSFVDICFTSTTVPKMLMNIQMQTKVITYEDCITQMYFFMLFGGLDNFLLTVMAYDRFMAICHPLHYTVIMNPRFCGLLLLASWVLSFLQSLLNGLLVLRLSFCTELEISHFFCEFNQVIHLACSDTFLNDLVMYLANGLLCVIPLTGIFFSYMKIVSSILKISSAGGKYKAFSTCGSHLSVISLFYGTVLGVYLSSAAIENSRATAIASVMYTVVTPMLNPFIYSLRNKDIKQALRNLFREDYPI